AACTCCACTCCACTTGGCTGCCGGCTACAACCGAGTCCGCATTGTTCAACTTCTCCTCCAGCATGGAGCTGATGTTCATGCTAAGGACAAGGGGTGAGAGTTACAATGCAGACCTTTTTGAACACTTGAACATTTGTATTCAAATCTAACCTCTAATTTTACTACTTCAGCGGCCTGGTTCCTCTTCACAATGCTTGTTCCTACGGTCACTTTGAGGTTACTGAGCTTCTGCTTaaggtacattttattttatgagccaatgtgcatttaaaatgtgtaaatatatgtaaattttGGCCTCTGTGCTTCTATTTTGTCCACTCTTCCTTCCCCTTAGCATGGCGCCTGTGTCAATGCTATGGACTTGTGGCAGTTCACTCCTCTCCACGAGGCAGCATCCAAGAACCGTGTCGAGGTTTGCTCTTTGCTCCTGAGCCATGGGGCTGATCCCACTCTGCTCAACTGTCACAGCAAGAGTGCTGTGGACATGGCCCCCACTCCAGAGTTGAAAGAGAGGCTGACATGTGAGTCCTATTAAGCAGTCTCCAAAACCAGAAAGACCATTGTCTGTTGTTGATCACTTAACACTGTCTTTCTCGTCCGTGTAGATGAGTTCAAAGGTCATTCACTGCTGCAAGCGGCACGTGAGGCAGACATGGCCAAAGTGAAGAAGACCCTGGCTTTGGAAATCATCAGCTTTAAGCATCCTCAAACCAATGAGACAGCCCTGGTCAGAACCAATGAAGCTCCGCATTTCCAACCATAATGCTGATTTTCCTTTTCAGTAGACATACTAAAATAATCTGTCAGTTAAATTATACCAACAAATTACCCAAATCAGCACTAAAACTTGGGCTGACATGTATGCTTGTAACATATAgacttatttcttttttttgttgttcatttTAGCATTGTGCTGTGGcgtccccccaccccaaaaGGAAACAAGTGACTGAGTTGCTGCTGCGTAAAGGTGCCAACATTAATGAGAAGAACAAGGAGTAAGtctatacaattttttttattttatctttttttaacagCTATGCCATATATGACATTACAAAGTACTCGCAACCACAGATGTAAAATGTCTTCAATTCCCGTCTGTTTTATCTCGTAGCTTTATGACTCCTTTGCATGTTGCTGCTGAGAGAGCTCATAATGATATTCTGGAGGTGTTGCAGAAACACGCAGCAAAGGTTTGAGTTGGACCACCTTCAGTCTTTTTCTCTAAACCTTTCAGACTCTTGAAAGCATGTTTTCATTCTTTCACCTCCTCCCACGTTAGATAAACGCTGTGGACACACTCGGACAGACAGCTCTGCATCGGGCTGCACTGGCTGGtcacattcaaacctgcaaGCTGTTGCTAAGCTATGGGGCCGATCCATCCATCGTGTCCCTGCAGGGTTTCACTGCTGCCCAGATGGGTAATGAAGCTGTTCAACAGATTCTCAATGGTAATCATGCTTTTTATCTTTTATGTCAATATGGTTGCCTTTCGACAAATGTAGTTTTGGATATTAAAAGCAGCATTTGAatcaattttgatttttttcagacaATGTGCCCACACGTAACTCTGACGTGGACTACAGGTTTCTTGAGGCAGCCAAAGCAGGAGATCTTGACACAGTGCAGGTGAGTTGGTACatcattgctttttttccctgcagaataaagtcatcttgGACTCTGAATATAAGACCTATTTGAAGTCTCGCTTAACCCAGCAGCCACAACTTATTGTCTCCTTCAAATTATCACATAGATTATATTATCAGATTTTAATTGTATGTTGTCTCTTTGTGGTAGCAACTGTGCACCCCTCAAAATGTAAACTGTCGGGATTTGGAGGGCCGCCACTCAACTCCACTCCACTTTGCTGCTGGTTACAACCGAGTGGCTGTAGTCGAATATCTACTTCACCACGGAGCTGATGTCCATGCCAAGGACAAGgggtgtgtttttttgcacCTGTCTTGAAAAATACCCAATACACCGTTTTTCTAGTAAGCCGGTGCTTACTGCTGTTTCTTCTCCCATCAGCGGCCTGGTTCCACTGCACAATGCATGCTCGTACGGCCACTATGAAGTTGCTGAGTTGTTGGTCAGACACGGAGCTTCAGTCAATGTTGCTGACTTGTGGAAGTTTACACCGCTTCACGAAGCAGCAGCCAAGGGCAAATATGAGATCTGCAAGCTGCTGCTCAAAGTGAGAATCCTTCTGTTCTGTTGTTAGAATTAGGAGAATTGATCATGGTTTTCTTGCTGaacttaaatgtaaaaaaaaatgtttttaatcttAACGCAGCATGGAGCGGATCCCTCCAAGAAGAACCGTGACGGCAACATGCCACTGGACATGGTGAAAGATGGAGACACTGACATCCAGGATCTCCTTAGGGGTGATGCGGCCCTGCTGGATGCAGCGAAAAAAGGTTGCCTGGCCCGTGTCCAGAAACTTTGCTCCCCAGAGAACATCAACTGCAGAGACACTCAGGGCCGCAACTCCACACCCCTCCACCTTGCAGGTATATAAACTGCTTTGTTGTTGCCGCACTTTATTcagcatttttacagtttttgctGGATAGTTATCCTACAATTATCGAGAATCAATATTGACATTTGTGAAGACCgtttttcattaattatatGGCATCATTATGTGAGTACAGCatatcaaaagcaataaactttaatttcttgaatatttaacattgtaattgGAATGCCAAGCACTTTTAactctaacaaaaaaaaaacactccgaTAAAGAGCAcacacaacaataaataaattggactTTCAAGTTTCTGTAAATAAAATTGCACTTGTATCAATAATGAACATTGGGAAAGACAGCATATAGCGAACGACACTGTGAGTGTGCACCATTTTGCGCAGATTTGTACGCATTTGCTTTTCCGACCAAACGCCTCagtaagctgttttttttttcacatttgagAAAACTGGACACAGGATGGTTGACGTGTGCAAACAAATTGGTCTCCTTTTGAATAATGCAACATATCGGTTCGTCTCGGTTAATGCACTAATCTTTTTCATTCTGcttaaaaccaaaatattcccACACAGGGAAACCCTTGCTTTTGTGTCTTTATTTATGTTGGCATATGGTTGCTCATGAGGCTAACTTGCTGCTAGGACTCTATGTAGCCATTCATTAGTAGCCCTGCCTCCACGTACTGGACAAAGCGGCGGAATGGCTGAGAGGAAAGTTCACTCTGTCCGTTCATTCCACTATAGCACCAACGCGCTGTAGCACAAACTGTGAGCTAATTTAGCTACACTTGTGATGGTGTCAATCAAAATGATTATCTTTGTAAAAGCAGGATATTTAGCTCATGCTACCAATTTATGTTCTTGATCGGTCGGTCTTCTTGTTGTGAATGTTCACTGAATTCCCATGTCTTCTCTTCAGCGGGTTACAACAATCTTGAAGTGGCTGAGTACCTGCTGGAGCATGGGGCTGACGTCAATGCACAGGACAAGGGAGGCCTTATTCCTCTCCATAATGCTGCCTCCTATGGCGTGAGTGTCACTCCCAAATCCCAAAAGACACAACACCAAATAAGTGcctcctttcattcattttaaaatctgactttggttgtttttccttcctttcttccctcccTGACAGCATGTTGACATTGCAGCTCTGCTTATCAAGtacaacacatgtgtgaatgcCACAGACAAATGGGCATTCACACCCCTCCACGAGGCAGCCCAGAAGGGTCGCACACAGCTCTGTGCGCTCCTGCTAGCTCATGGGGCTGATCCAACCATGAAGAACCAAGAGGGCCAAACAGCCCTGGATCTGGCCACGGTAACATTAACATATGACCACTTTCTCTCTTCCATGTAATTTTATGAAGGGTTATTGATGTACCTAACAGCCATatataatcacaaaaaaaaagattttgttTTACTGATCAGATGTTTCATGTTATAAGTAGGGCTGGGAATCTCAGGGCACCTCACTATATGATTTGCGATACATGgctgatgataatgataatatctTGACTCAGTGATAGggtgaaacaacaaaaaatatttaatagtcCATATTTTGCAGCCTTCgactgggacaggctccagcttacctgtGACTCTGAGGACAAGTTGTATAGAAAATATTTTGCAACATATTTTAACCAGAATACACCTTGCAATGGTGCAAAAACAAAGACTGTTTTAATGCAACATAACTGTAAAACAGTTTATTTAAAACTAAGTTtaagtttattaatatttattataagtttattttaaacttattcAGAAAACCCAACCTGACTAGAACACCTTCTGTTGCTTCCCTAATAGGCTGATGACATCCGAGCCCTCCTCATGGACGCCATGCCCCCAGACTCTCTCCCCAGTTGCTTCAAGCCACAGGCCACAGTGGTCAGCGCCGCTGTCATCTCCCCGGCCTCCACACCATCCTGCTTATCTGCTGCCAGCAGCATAGACAACCTGGCTGGACCTCTGACAGAGCTGGCCAgtggtgctgctgctgggaATTCCGGAGTAGCAGATGGAGCAACAGGCACTGACCGCAAGGAAGGAGAGAGTAAGAGTTTACAAACTTATATTTGGTCCTTTGgtacaaaatgttgtaaaatgtaaaaagaaaggGTTGTAAACATTCAACATGTTTCCTTCAATAGTGACAATGGTGGACATGAACATCAGTCAATTCTTGAAGAGTCTTGGTCTGGAGCACTTGAGGGACATTTTTGAAAGAGAGCAGGTGAGTAATGCGCGATGCATTATTGAACCGAGACAATTATATGTATCACACAATTTTGTCATTACATAATTAATCATCTTCCTTAAGGGatgttgtgtttattatatAGCACCATTTTGTTATGGTCATAATAGTACTACGGTCATTATTGTTATGGTTGACATCACCATTATGTCACAATATGGTTACATTGccttgtacttctgtatgtgtaaaaaaaaaaaaaaaaatcataatttcaattcaattaatttCACAATTTCATGTGATGCATTCCATTGTGATCtgatgttcaaataaaatgaaaccattaccattgttcacCAGCTGTTGCATTCGACACACTTGAGTTTTGGAGAAACCTTACTTAAACTCTTGTTAAACTCATCAAGTCATTAATAAGAAAAGATTTAGCTGATTTTACTTGCCGTTTCTTTTCATTGTAGATCACTTTGGATGTCCTTGTTGACATGGGCCATGAGGAGCTGAAAGAGATTGGCATCAATGCTTACGGTCACAGACACAAACTTATCAAGGGTGTAGAGAGACTGCTGGGTGGCCAGCAAGGTTGGAACGCATCTTCAAGGTCATGGCCACTTGTGAATTCTTCTCTTCAGCaactttcttgttgtttttcctcAGGTGCAAATCCATATCTGACATTCCACTGTGCCAACCAGGGCACTATCCTCATAGACCTCGCTCCAGATGACAAGGAGTATCAGTCTGTGGAGGAGGAGGTAAGTCGCTGTTGGATGGCGTGCCACAGTTTGATATACTCATTTGACACCTGCATGGTCAAAGAGCTGTATCCAATATTCCACCTTTACACAAAGTTAATTTCAGTGACACATTGCTGACCAATATTATTTTGGATCGGCACCAAATAATACACCTGGACACTCATGTCTTGCATATGTATTAACTTTATCATCTTTTTGTGTTTCGGTAAAAAGGTGCCTTTAAATTTTTTCATGGTTGTTCAAACCAAttaaacattttgtctttttcccaGATGCAAAGCACCATCAGAGAGCACAGAGATGGAGGCAATGCAGGCGGTGTCTTCAGCCGATACAACATCATCAAGGTGTGGATTGTTGAACTGtacacatattttttattaacggTTGTGTTGTTCTGCAGACAGGAGCTTAATTTAATTGTGATTTGAATCTCACCATCACATGATATAAATTGAGTTTTTAACTGTTAATTCAGATCCAAAAAGTGGTGAACAAGAAGTTGAGGGAACGTTACACACACAGGCAGAAGGAGATCGCAGATGAGAATCACAACCACCACAATGAGCGCATGTTGTTTCACGGTACGCACACCTGCTTTTAttcctttcttttttcccctctctggGCCATTAAATACTTGATTGTTTTATTACTTAATGACAGTTTCtttttttagagccctctatgaAGACATAATGTTCTCACTCGTCTATGGGTTATCAGCTAGAAATGTGTCTTCTCTCAGGTTCCCCATTTATCAACGCCATCATCCACAAAGGCTTTGATGAACGTCACGCCTACATCGGTGGAATGTTCGGAGCAGGTATTTACTTTGCTGAGAAC
This DNA window, taken from Doryrhamphus excisus isolate RoL2022-K1 chromosome 4, RoL_Dexc_1.0, whole genome shotgun sequence, encodes the following:
- the LOC131127861 gene encoding poly [ADP-ribose] polymerase tankyrase-1-like isoform X2, which produces MAVSRRSAQQQQQQTSIQSPPRNSSLSGGPSAIAPMALVNSPPETERECSGGIEASAASPDFPAPAVLASSASSSTTTSGGSSGSSPGSGATSPTDGMSGIGGAFRELFEACRNGDVSRVKRLVDSVNVNAKDMAGRKSTPLHFAAGFGRKDVVEHLLQTGANVHARDDGGLIPLHNACSFGHAEVVGLLLCQGADPNARDNWNYTPLHEAAIKGKIDVCIVLLQHGADPNIRNTDGKSALDLADPSAKAVLTGEYKKDELLEAARSGNEEKLMALLTPLNVNCHASDGRKSTPLHLAAGYNRVRIVQLLLQHGADVHAKDKGGLVPLHNACSYGHFEVTELLLKHGACVNAMDLWQFTPLHEAASKNRVEVCSLLLSHGADPTLLNCHSKSAVDMAPTPELKERLTYEFKGHSLLQAAREADMAKVKKTLALEIISFKHPQTNETALHCAVASPHPKRKQVTELLLRKGANINEKNKDFMTPLHVAAERAHNDILEVLQKHAAKINAVDTLGQTALHRAALAGHIQTCKLLLSYGADPSIVSLQGFTAAQMGNEAVQQILNDNVPTRNSDVDYRFLEAAKAGDLDTVQQLCTPQNVNCRDLEGRHSTPLHFAAGYNRVAVVEYLLHHGADVHAKDKGGLVPLHNACSYGHYEVAELLVRHGASVNVADLWKFTPLHEAAAKGKYEICKLLLKHGADPSKKNRDGNMPLDMVKDGDTDIQDLLRGDAALLDAAKKGCLARVQKLCSPENINCRDTQGRNSTPLHLAAGYNNLEVAEYLLEHGADVNAQDKGGLIPLHNAASYGHVDIAALLIKYNTCVNATDKWAFTPLHEAAQKGRTQLCALLLAHGADPTMKNQEGQTALDLATADDIRALLMDAMPPDSLPSCFKPQATVVSAAVISPASTPSCLSAASSIDNLAGPLTELASGAAAGNSGVADGATGTDRKEGEMTMVDMNISQFLKSLGLEHLRDIFEREQITLDVLVDMGHEELKEIGINAYGHRHKLIKGVERLLGGQQGANPYLTFHCANQGTILIDLAPDDKEYQSVEEEMQSTIREHRDGGNAGGVFSRYNIIKIQKVVNKKLRERYTHRQKEIADENHNHHNERMLFHGSPFINAIIHKGFDERHAYIGGMFGAGIYFAENSSKSNQYVYGIGGGTGCPTHKDRSCYLCHRQMLFCRVTLGKSFLQFSAMKMAHAPPGHHSVIGRPSVNGLAYAEYVIYRGEQAYPEYLITYQILKPESAAQSAAGAEQKS
- the LOC131127861 gene encoding poly [ADP-ribose] polymerase tankyrase-1-like isoform X1, whose translation is MAVSRRSAQQQQQQTSIQSPPRNSSLSGGPSAIAPMALVNSPPETERECSGGIEASAASPDFPAPAVLASSASSSTTTSGGSSGSSPGSGATSPTDGMSGIGGAFRELFEACRNGDVSRVKRLVDSVNVNAKDMAGRKSTPLHFAAGFGRKDVVEHLLQTGANVHARDDGGLIPLHNACSFGHAEVVGLLLCQGADPNARDNWNYTPLHEAAIKGKIDVCIVLLQHGADPNIRNTDGKSALDLADPSAKAVLTGEYKKDELLEAARSGNEEKLMALLTPLNVNCHASDGRKSTSQKMLSTPLHLAAGYNRVRIVQLLLQHGADVHAKDKGGLVPLHNACSYGHFEVTELLLKHGACVNAMDLWQFTPLHEAASKNRVEVCSLLLSHGADPTLLNCHSKSAVDMAPTPELKERLTYEFKGHSLLQAAREADMAKVKKTLALEIISFKHPQTNETALHCAVASPHPKRKQVTELLLRKGANINEKNKDFMTPLHVAAERAHNDILEVLQKHAAKINAVDTLGQTALHRAALAGHIQTCKLLLSYGADPSIVSLQGFTAAQMGNEAVQQILNDNVPTRNSDVDYRFLEAAKAGDLDTVQQLCTPQNVNCRDLEGRHSTPLHFAAGYNRVAVVEYLLHHGADVHAKDKGGLVPLHNACSYGHYEVAELLVRHGASVNVADLWKFTPLHEAAAKGKYEICKLLLKHGADPSKKNRDGNMPLDMVKDGDTDIQDLLRGDAALLDAAKKGCLARVQKLCSPENINCRDTQGRNSTPLHLAAGYNNLEVAEYLLEHGADVNAQDKGGLIPLHNAASYGHVDIAALLIKYNTCVNATDKWAFTPLHEAAQKGRTQLCALLLAHGADPTMKNQEGQTALDLATADDIRALLMDAMPPDSLPSCFKPQATVVSAAVISPASTPSCLSAASSIDNLAGPLTELASGAAAGNSGVADGATGTDRKEGEMTMVDMNISQFLKSLGLEHLRDIFEREQITLDVLVDMGHEELKEIGINAYGHRHKLIKGVERLLGGQQGANPYLTFHCANQGTILIDLAPDDKEYQSVEEEMQSTIREHRDGGNAGGVFSRYNIIKIQKVVNKKLRERYTHRQKEIADENHNHHNERMLFHGSPFINAIIHKGFDERHAYIGGMFGAGIYFAENSSKSNQYVYGIGGGTGCPTHKDRSCYLCHRQMLFCRVTLGKSFLQFSAMKMAHAPPGHHSVIGRPSVNGLAYAEYVIYRGEQAYPEYLITYQILKPESAAQSAAGAEQKS